The region CAAATGGCAAATGAATTAATGTATTGGTCATGTTAAAAATACCATGGGCATATGCAATTTGCATTCGAATATTTGCTCCAGTAATATCTCCTAGCCAAGCTATGAATGGGATGAAAAAGCTCATCACAGACATGAAAATAAAAACTCCGATTAGGTTGAAAATAACGTGAAAGGCTGCTGCTCTTCTAGCTGCTACAGTTGCTCCAATAGAAGCAAAGACGGCTGTTATTGTAGAACCCAAATTATCTCCTAGCAGGACCGGTAATGCTCCTGCAAGTGGAATCAATCCTTCATAGGCAAGAGATTGAAGAATAGCAATTGCCGCTGATGAGCTTTGAACGATGACTGTAAAAACTGTCCCTACAATAGCTCCCAAAATTGGGTTTGAAGACAAATCGGTAATAAAATCATGGAAAGCCTGGAGATTAGCTAATGGTTTGACACCACTGCTCATCGTTTTTAACCCTAAAAATAGAAGTCCAAACCCTAAAACAATTTGTCCAACGTACTGATATTTGCGCTGTTTAACGAAAAGAAATAAAAGCACTCCTACAGCGATAATAGGCAGGGCGTAATCATCAATTTTTATCCCAATAATAAAGGCAGTCAGGGTTGTTCCAATATTAGCTCCCATAATGACACCAATTGCTTGTCTCAAGGTCATTAACCCTGCATTGACTAGACCAATCGTCATAACCGTAGTTCCCGTCGAACTAGATATTAAGGCCGTTACCAATATACCAGCTAAAACTCCTTTCAACGGATTAGAGGTGTATTTCTCTAAAATACTTCTCATTCGGTCACCTGCGGTTTTTTGTAATCCGTCAGACATAAACTTAATCCCGAATAAGAAGATGGCTAGTCCACCAACAAAATTAAATAATAATTCCTGCCAGTCCATAAAAGATGAGCTCCCCCTTGTCCTATGCCGTTCTTTGAAGTCATGTGAATGTATGCTACAATTCAATATATTTACATAAAAACAATGTTGTTAACAAAAAAAACACTCGTCACATATTATAGCGGAATATGACGAACAAGAAAAGCGTTAATCATTATCTCTTCTTGACGAAAAACACAGAATAAGCGACACTAAGGATAAGCTAAATTGGAGTTGATGATTATGCGTTGTCCATACTGTGGGCATTTAGGGACAAGGGTTTTGGATTCTAGACCTTCTAATGAAAATCGTTCAATACGTAGAAGACGGGAATGCGAATCCTGTTACCAACGATTTACTACTTTTGAAATTGTCGAAGAAACTCCGATCATGGTCATAAAAAAGGAAGGCACGAGAGAGGAATTTAGTCGAGATAAAATTCTCCGCGGGCTTATTCGTGCTTGTGAAAAGAGACCGGTTGCTCTTGAAACGTTAGAAAATATCGTGCACAAAATTGAAAATGATCTACGAAATACAGGACAACAGGAGTACCCTAGTCAGGAGATCGGAGAAAAGGTGATGGACGAGCTCTACCTCATTGATGAGGTTGCCTATGTCCGATTCGCTTCTGTATATAGACAATTTAAAGATATTAATGTATTTATTAGTGAGCTAACAGATTTACTAAAGAAAACATGAGCGCTTTGACATTTATATAAGAATGGGTGATTACTGTTATGGCTCTAGTTTGGAATGAGGTCAAACCTATAGACGGATTTCGTGTACAGGCCAAAAGGATTTTGAGTCATACTGAACATAAAACACTAACACATCTTTACCAGCCTATTATTGGCGCACTATCCTATGCGTTATACCTAACACTGTTAGATGAAGTGGAAGGAGAACGCTTATTTTCTGTTGAAAAGAATCATCAATGGCTAATGAAGGTCATGAATCAATCATTAGATGTGATCTATCAATCGAGGCTGAGATTAGAAGCATTAGGATTATTAAAGACATATGTGCTGCATAAGGATGAGGATCAGACTCTCTTTGAGTATGAGCTGTATCATCCACTTACCCCTGAGCAATATTTTGGAGATGATTTGTTAAGTATCTGTTTATATAATCAGGTAGGGGCCCAGCGGTATAAGGAGCTACGAGTTCGATACTCAGCAAATACGATTCAAGGCGGAGAAAATCTCCAGAAGCAAAAGCATGAAATTACAAAGGAATTTCATCAGGTTTTTTCTTCCCTTTCTCCTTCGGAGCTTGTAGCTAAACGAGGTAGTGAATTAAATGATCAGCTTAGTGAATTAGAGCAAAGCTATCCGCTACCAAAGCAGGCGGATTCTTATTCTGGTTCCC is a window of Bacillus horti DNA encoding:
- a CDS encoding Na/Pi cotransporter family protein — translated: MDWQELLFNFVGGLAIFLFGIKFMSDGLQKTAGDRMRSILEKYTSNPLKGVLAGILVTALISSSTGTTVMTIGLVNAGLMTLRQAIGVIMGANIGTTLTAFIIGIKIDDYALPIIAVGVLLFLFVKQRKYQYVGQIVLGFGLLFLGLKTMSSGVKPLANLQAFHDFITDLSSNPILGAIVGTVFTVIVQSSSAAIAILQSLAYEGLIPLAGALPVLLGDNLGSTITAVFASIGATVAARRAAAFHVIFNLIGVFIFMSVMSFFIPFIAWLGDITGANIRMQIAYAHGIFNMTNTLIHLPFVTLLAILVTKVVPGQMKQLQFGAIHLDERLLSNPSVALGNATHEILRMGEFAKETLNDAVNYFFTRDEKFGKLALQKEEIVNDLDKKTTEYLVRIQQSSLSEDESARSSILMQTINDIERIGDHSENIAELAEFSVAHKVEFSEDAIKELKEMINLTDKTIGLAIAALENEDKQIAEQVLQNESEIDKMERTFRKNHISRLNKNQCSGNSGAVFLDILSNLERMGDHSKNIAQYVLYGE
- the nrdR gene encoding transcriptional regulator NrdR; amino-acid sequence: MRCPYCGHLGTRVLDSRPSNENRSIRRRRECESCYQRFTTFEIVEETPIMVIKKEGTREEFSRDKILRGLIRACEKRPVALETLENIVHKIENDLRNTGQQEYPSQEIGEKVMDELYLIDEVAYVRFASVYRQFKDINVFISELTDLLKKT